A part of Ursus arctos isolate Adak ecotype North America chromosome X, UrsArc2.0, whole genome shotgun sequence genomic DNA contains:
- the LOC130543023 gene encoding P2Y purinoceptor 8-like — MDMNMTRPDNATILMLRDPTIAVVLPVVYSLVALVSIPGNLFSLWVLCCHIGPQSPSVIFMINLSVTDLMLASVLPFQIYYHCNGNHWVFGELLCNVVTVAFYANMYSSILTMTCISVERFLGVVYPLASARWRRRRYAVAACAGVWLLLLAALSPLARTDLTYTVEALGIVTCFDVLKSTMLPSVAMWAIFLFTLFIVLFFIPFVVTVACYTATILTLLRTSDPHGRGQRRRAVSLAAVVLLAFVTCFAPNNFVLLVHMVSRLFLGGSYYHVYKLTLCLSCVNNCLDPFVYYFASREFQLRLRRYLGYGRLPASCRDTRRETLFSARTLSARSISSGHGDGLDAPSRPSLNRQESVF; from the coding sequence ATGGATATGAACATGACGCGCCCGGACAACGCCACCATCCTGATGCTGCGGGACCCGACCATCGCCGTGGTCCTGCCCGTCGTGTACTCGCTGGTGGCGCTGGTCAGCATCCCCGGCAACCTCTTCTCCCTGTGGGTGCTGTGCTGTCACATCGGGCCGCAGTCGCCGTCAGTCATCTTCATGATCAATCTCAGCGTCACGGACCTGATGCTGGCCAGCGTGCTCCCGTTCCAGATCTACTACCACTGCAACGGGAACCACTGGGTCTTCGGGGAGCTGCTGTGCAACGTGGTCACCGTGGCCTTCTACGCCAACATGTACTCGTCCATCCTCACCATGACGTGCATCAGCGTGGAGCGGTTCCTGGGCGTGGTGTACCCGCTGGCCTCGGCGCGCTGGCGCCGGCGCCGCTACGCCGTGGCCGCCTGCGCCGGCgtctggctgctgctgctggccgcGCTGTCCCCGCTGGCGCGCACCGACCTCACCTACACCGTGGAGGCGCTGGGCATCGTCACCTGCTTCGACGTGCTCAAGTCCACCATGCTGCCCAGCGTGGCCATGTGGGCCATCTTCCTCTTCACCCTGTTCATCGTGCTCTTCTTCATCCCCTTCGTGGTCACCGTGGCCTGCTACACGGCCACCATCCTGACGCTGCTGCGCACCTCGGACCCGCACGGCCGCGGCCAGCGGCGCCGCGCCGTGAGCCTGGCCGCCGTGGTGCTGCTGGCCTTCGTCACCTGCTTCGCGCCCAACAACTTCGTGCTGCTGGTGCACATGGTCAGCCGCCTGTTCCTGGGCGGGAGCTACTACCACGTGTACAAACTCACGCTCTGCCTCAGCTGCGTCAACAACTGCCTGGACCCCTTCGTGTACTACTTCGCGTCCCGCGAGTTCCAGCTCCGGCTGCGGCGCTACCTCGGCTACGGGCGGCTGCCGGCCAGCTGCCGGGACACGCGCCGGGAGACCCTGTTCTCCGCTCGGACGCTGTCGGCGCGCTCCATCTCCAGCGGCCACGGCGACGGGCTCGACGCCCCCAGCCGGCCGTCCCTCAATAGGCAGGAGAGCGTGTTCTGA